From Xylocopa sonorina isolate GNS202 chromosome 2, iyXylSono1_principal, whole genome shotgun sequence, a single genomic window includes:
- the Dnr1 gene encoding E3 ubiquitin-protein ligase defense repressor 1, with protein sequence MWCLVSQANSVILEVQVDPKAIGQECLEKACDCLGISKECDYFGLKYQNAKGEELWLNLRNPIERQTCGGVAPLRFALRVKFWVPPHLLLQEATRHQFYLHSRLELLEGRLKVSDWGSVARLVALVAQADGGDYDAQSPPHALYSQCCQIQPAEPCEPKPQDLLQRIVQQHKEIKGMKTSTAEYWLLKEISNLDAFGQEMFHSKFGYNGVSMIGVGPHGITVYRNHDEETQNIPYTAIQSATTQRRMFHLIYLSLDGEETSLNFKLDSSQSASGLYRAITEKHAFYSCETVRSAVTAQFIRDLKGTIISIFNEDSTLGKKYVFDIRRTCREVYDNARRALYCEAATVNMLDGKEVLEKHDCGDCEDPKCKESRECLARLLDAMLCRICMDRSLDTALFPCGHAVACLDCARRCERCPLCRADIDHCRTIYLPIELTHVDKQSSKSLSESIEPIYGNASTEEIQKRALTTESSMVNGDNI encoded by the exons ATGTGGTGTCTCGTTAGTCAAGCTAATTCCGTCATCCTCGAAGTGCAAGTCGATCCTAAAGCCATTGGTCAGGAGTGTCTCGAAAAG GCATGCGACTGTTTGGGCATTAGCAAGGAATGCGACTACTTCGGGCTGAAGTATCAAAACGCGAAAGGCGAGGAACTTTGGTTGAATCTGAGGAATCCCATAGAGAGACAAACGTGTGGCGGTGTAGCGCCGCTAAGATTTGCGTTGAGGGTTAAGTTTTGGGTACCGCCTCACCTGTTGCTGCAAGAAGCCACCAG GCATCAATTCTACTTGCATTCTCGATTGGAGTTGCTCGAGGGTAGATTGAAAGTGTCGGATTGGGGTTCTGTGGCGCGTCTGGTAGCGCTGGTAGCGCAGGCCGATGGCGGGGATTACGATGCGCAATCACCACCGCATGCGCTTTACTCGCAGTGCTGTCAAATACAACCCGCGGAGCCGTGCGAACCGAAACCACAGGATCTTCTTCAACGGATAGTTCAACAGCACAAGGAAATAAAG GGAATGAAAACGTCCACCGCCGAATATTGGCTACTAAAAGAGATATCCAATTTGGATGCTTTCGGCCAGGAGATGTTTCACAGTAAATTTGGTTACAATGGAGTATCGATGATCGGTGTCGGCCCTCACGGTATCACGGTTTATCGTAATCACGACGAGGAAACGCAAAA CATACCGTACACAGCGATACAAAGTGCAACAACTCAAcgtcgtatgtttcatttaattTACCTCTCTCTCGACGGTGAAGAGACATCGTTGAATTTCAAATTGGACTCGAGTCAATCGGCTAGCGGACTTTACCGAGCGATTACGGAGAAGCACGCATTTTATAGCTGCGAAACGGTCAGAAGCGCGGTAACCGCCCAATTTATACGCGATCTGaag GGTACCATAATCTCTATTTTTAACGAAGATTCGACGCTAGGAAAGAAATATGTGTTCGATATTCGTAGAACTTGCCGGGAAGTGTACGACAACGCACGGCGCGCTCTCTACTGCGAAGCTGCGACTGTCAACATGCTAGACGGGAAAGAAGTTTTGGAGAAGCACGACTGCGGAGACTGCGAAGATCCCAAGTGCAAG GAATCTCGGGAATGTTTAGCAAGATTATTGGACGCTATGTTGTGCCGAATTTGCATGGACCGTAGCTTGGACACCGCTTTGTTTCCGTGCGGACACGCGGTCGCCTGCCTAGATTGTGCTAGACGGTGCGAGCGTTGTCCCCTCTGTCGAGCTGACATCGATCATTGTCGAACGATATATCTTCCCATCGAGCTAACGCACGTCGATAAACAGAGTTCGAAATCGCTCTCGGAGTCTATCGAACCAATCTACGGCAACGCCTCCACAGAGGAAATTCAGAAGAGGGCTTTAACAACTGAAAGCTCCATGGTGAACGGCGACAATATTTGA
- the Vha13 gene encoding V-type proton ATPase subunit Vha13 — protein sequence MASQTQGIQQLLAAEKRAAEKVAEARKRKARRLKQAKEEAQDEIEKYRQEREKQFREFEAKHMGSKEDVAARIEGDTKVKTEEMNQAVSIHKNSVVLTILDLVYSINPELHKNYRSEI from the exons ATGGCCAGCCAGACGCAAGGTATTCAACAGCTTCTGGCAGCCGAGAAAAGAGCTGCGGAAAAAGTTGCAGAAGCTAGAAAAC GTAAAGCTCGTAGATTGAAGCAAGCGAAGGAGGAAGCTCAGGATGAAATCGAAAAATATAGACAAGAACGAGAAAAGCAGTTCCGCGAATTCGAAGCTAAG CATATGGGATCAAAGGAAGATGTAGCAGCACGTATCGAGGGCGATACCAAAGTGAAAACCGAAGAAATGAATCAGGCTGTATCCATACACAAAAACAGT GTTGTGCTTACAATCTTGGACTTGGTGTACAGCATTAACCCGGAGTTGCATAAGAATTATCGCTCCGAAATTTAA